In Ruminiclostridium josui JCM 17888, the genomic window GTTCTACTTTACTTACAACAACTATGCCTGAAATGGAAATGGTTGTTAATGCTGCCAAAGCTGCCGGCATCAGAGAAAAAGTGACTATTATGATTGGCGGGGCCCCTGTTAATCAAAGCTATTGCGATAAGATTGCAGCAGATATATATACACCGGATGCTGCTTCAGCTGCTGAGGAAGCTGTTAAAGCATGCAAATCTGCGAAAGCTTAACATTTCCTATATGATTGTAAACAGTACAAACCTAGCGTATGTTTGAATGTAAAGGGTGAAATTAATTGCTTCGACTAAAAGTTATAGCTTGTGATGTACTAAACAGAGAAATATCCTATCTTGCCAGTCAATCAGAGCATTATACCGATGTAACCTTTGTTCATCAAGGGTTGCACGATACCCCTGATGAGTTGAATAAACGCCTTCAGTATGAAATTGACAAGGCAAATGAAGGTTTTCCATATAACTACTTTGATACCTGTCCTGATTATGATTATATAATTGTGTGCTATGGACTTTGCAGTAACGGAATTACGGGAATAAGCAGCCAACGGCTGCCCATGGTAGTCCCCAGAGCTCATGACTGCATCACCCTGCTTTTAGGCTCCAAGGAAAAGTATATGGATTTATTCAGACAGAAACCCGGAACTTACTGGTTCTCAGCTGGATGGATTGAACGGGGCTGGCAGCCTGGGGAACTTAAATACACGACTCTCCAAAGGGAATACATTCAGAAATACGGTGAAGAAAATGCCGAATATCTTATGGAAATGGATAAAAGCTGGATGAAAGAATACAATAATGCCGGTTTTATTTCATGGAATTGCTTAAACAACAATGAATTTTACAGGTCAGCGGCACGCTCTGCTGCTGATTTTTTAAATTGGGATTTCTTTGAAGTCCCCGGTAATCCCAGTCTTTTGGAAAATATGTTAAATGGCAGATTTAATGAGAATGAAGTTCTCATAGTTCCGCCGGGCGCAAAAATTTCCCCGTCTAATGACAATGACATAATAACAGTCGAAGGAGATAATCGGGATGTTTAGTGTAACGGTCAGAAATAAAGACAATACAAAAGTATATATGGCAGACAAGGGCAAAAATTTACTTGAACTTCTCCGGGAAAATGAGTATTATATTGATTCTCCCTGCAATGGGAATGGAACTTGTGGTAAATGCAAAGTAAAACTTATCCAAGGTACCAGCAATCAAGCTACAGAAGAAGAAATAAAACTCCTTGGCACAAAAGCTCTTGAAAACGGCTACAGATTGGCTTGCCGATACAATATTCACTCAGATATTGAAATTTCTATAGACAGTAATGATCTTTCTGCAAATATAGCTACAGAAAGCATTCAGATAAATAATGAACTAAATCCGCTGGTTACAAAGGTTTGTAAAGTTCTTGAAAAACCGTCACTTGACAATTCTGCCTCAGATTTTATTAGATTAATGCATGGAGAATGTAACAATAATCCCCTTGAGATAAACGATTTGGGGCTTTTAAGAAATATTCCCCATGCTATTAGAAAAAATAATTTTGAAGTAACCCTTTTAAAAGACTCATTGAATATAGTGGCAGTGGAGTCAGGAAATACTGCAAATACTTTGTACGGAGTGGCTGTAGACATTGGAACAACCACCATTGCTGCTTACTTGGTAGACTTAACTACCGGTAACAAGGTCTCAGTTACTTCCTTGCTAAATCCCCAAAAGGCATTTGGTGCAGATGTAATATCACGTATTAGTTATATTATGGAAAACCAACATGGATTGGAACATCTTAATAGTTTGCTTATTCAGTCATTAAATGTATCTATTTCAATTTTATGTAAACAAACAGGAATTTCTGCAATTGATATTTATGCAATAACATTTGCGGGAAACACAACTATGCTGCATCTGCTGCTTAAAGTAAATCCGTCAAATATTGCCTATGCACCCTTTGTTCCGGTTTTCACCTCCACTGTAAAGGTAAGGGCCAGAGAATTATCCATAGATATTAATCCTAATGGCACTGCTTATATTCTGCCCGGGGTATCGGCATATGTGGGTGCAGATACAGTGGGAGCAGTACTGGCTGTGGGTATGCATCAGCAGACTTCTGCTTCTCTGTTAATTGATATAGGAACCAACGGAGAAATTGTTCTTGGAGGCAAAAACGGCATGTACGCCTGTTCGGCAGCGGCAGGTCCTGCTTTTGAGGGAGCAAATATAAAAAATGGCATGGGAAGTGTCACTGGTGCCATTAACAGCGTGTCTTTAAAACATGGAATATCATATACCACTATTGGGCATACAAAACCAATGGGACTATGCGGTACAGGTGTTGTTGACCTTCTGGCAGAGCTTCTTGAAGTTGGGATAGTTGACGATACAGGAAGAATAGATTTGACATGGAGGCCGGATTCTCCCGAGCAGGAACCTCTTTGTGACAGAATTGTTTCCGTGGACGGAGTTACTGCTTTTGTACTATGCAAAGCAAGTGAAACCCTTTCCGGCAGTGAAATACTTCTTACCCAGCGTGACATTCGTGAAATTCAGAATGCTAAATCTGCTATAGCTGCCGGAATAAGAGTACTTGTCAAAAATGCCGGAATTAGTTTTGATGATATTATGAAGGTGTATTTAGCAGGTGGCTTCGGAAGCTATATTAATATTGACAGTGCATTAAAAATCGGCCTTATCCCAAAAGAACTGGAAGGCCGCATAGTATCTGTGGGAAACGCCGCAGCCCAGGGAGCTATAGATGTTCTTAACAACAAGTCCCTATTGTCTGCGGCACAGGAAATAAGTAAATCCATTAATTACACAGAGCTTTCCAACAGTAAGGATTTTAATGATTACTACGTAGACTGTATGACCTTTGAGGAAATATAAATCGAATACGTTCTCTCTCTAAAGCACCTCATGCAGTCTGGAAGAATTTATTACTGCAACCGCCCTTTTTTTAAGGCGGTTGTATATTTCTGTAGCTTTACCGTCTGTAAAATCTCTGGTCTCAGGCGGATCGTCCTCAATTATAACAAGCTTTTCCGCCTGCTCCGCAGCCTCCAGATTTCTCATATTTTGCAATCCCAAAGGCATATTGCAGAGTATTGTTGTATGAGAATTCTTTATATATGCAATATTCTCATTGAAAAGTTCATCGGAAATGCAGGTGAAAGGCTTTTCCATAAGATAGTCTATACCAAACACTTCTGCTGATGCTATATCACTGTCGCCCTGAGAAAAAACCCCTGCCGATATATAATACCCTTGTTCGTAGAGCTGTCTTATTACACTTCCGGCTGTTCCACCTCCGCCTATTACGTGAAACCTTACTGATTTGTTTTTTTCATTAATCTTATGAATGTAAATATCCAACAAACCTGTTATTCTATTTTTGTAAACTAGTGCATTTACACCATATACTCTTGACAAATTCAGGGAGGTAAGTACATCCTCAGGACTTCCATCTGCAACAACCTGTCCGCCATTCATAAGAATAAGTCTTGTACAGTATTTCGCTGCAATTTTAAGGTCATGGATTGCCGCTAATACGGTTTTTCCTTGATCAGACAAGTCCCTTGAATATTTGAATATCTGTTCCTGATATGTTATATCCAGACTTGCAGTAGGTTCATCCAGAAGTATGACATCTGTTTCCTGTGTCAAGGTTTTGGCAAAAAGTACTCTCTGCCTTTCCCCTCCTGACATCTCATTTATTGCAAAATCTTCTAGCTTTTCAGTGTCTGTATACTCCATGTTTTTTCTTGCAATCTTATAATCCTCTTTACTCTCTCTTTGCAGTCTCTTAAGATAAGGATACCTTCCCATAAGTACTACTTCCCTTGCAGAGAATGGAAAATCTATTTGGGTATTCTGATGCATCAAAGCAACCTTTTCGGCAAGGCTTTTGTTACTTATATGATTTATCCATATTCCTTGGACCTTTACAGTACCTTCTGCTTTATAAATGCCGTTCAAACTTTTGAGCAGTGTGGTTTTACCTGCACCGTTGGGACCTATTAGACCAACAAACTCTCCTTGTTTTACTTTCAGGGAAATGTTATCAAGGATTCTTTTATTATTAATCTCATAACTGAGGTTTTGTATTTCAATAATGTTATCCATATTAGATTACCGTCCCCCCTTCCTTTTTGCTTCTTAGCAAAAGGTAAAGGAAATAAGGAGCTCCCACTAATGCTGTAATTATTCCTACTCCAATCTCATACGGAACAACTACCACACGTGCTACAAGATCACAAGCCACAAGAAAAATAGCCCCTCCGATACTGCTGGCAGGCAACAGCTTTTTATAATTGGGACCAACCAGAAGTCTCATTATGTGAGGAACAATCAGCCCCACAAAACTTATGGCTCCGCTTACGCAAACTGCACTTGCTGTGGCAATGGAGACCAATACCAGCAGTACGGTTCGTATTTTCCCTGAACTCAAGCCTACAGACTTTGCTTCCTCTTCTCCCAACATGAGAACATTTAAGTCCCTTGAAAAAACAAACATAAGTGTAACACTTAGAATAATTGGAACCACTACCAACTGTACGTGTTCCCAACGTCTGCCATCAAGGCCTCCTGTAGACCAGAAAAGAAACTCTTTAACCTGATAATCGTAGGATAGAGTTAATATAATATTTGTTATTGCTCCTATAAAAGTACTCACCGCAATTCCAGAAAGCATAAGTGTAAGTACAGGTACCTTACCTTTTTTGTAGGACAGTATGTAAATTACAAATATCGCAACAAATGCTCCCGTAAATGCAAACATCGGCATAAAATACATGCTTACAGCAGTTAACCCTAACTTTATAGCTAGAACAGCTCCTAAACCGGAACCACTGGATATTCCCAATAATCCCGGGTCTGCCATGGGATTTCTGAACATTCCCTGCATAACTGCACCGGATGAAGCAAGGGCTGTCCCTGCAAGTGCAGCTACCAACACTCTTGGAAACCTAACAAGAAAAATTATAGGTTCTTGTCCTTCAGCAAATGTTGCATTTTTTAAAATACCGATATTTTTCAAAATGATTTTAAAGGTATCGAAGAAAGGTACATTCACAGCTCCTATTGCTGTTCCCGCAACCATTACAATCAGCAGAAGAATCAGCATTCCCGGTATAATTCCTATATTTGTCAGGTTTTTTTTGATTTTAGTATTTTTCATGTTTCCTCCGGATTACTTAAACAGTTCCGGATAGGCAACCTTTGCTATATCCTCCACTGCCAGTACAGCGTATTGAGATGTTGATGAAATATGATTATAGGGTATTGAAATAATTTTATTATTCTTTACTGCGTTTATATCAGCAAGTGCCTTATCAGCCTTTATTTTTTCACTCAAAGAATCAAAGTTAATCTTAGTATCATAATACCAGGACGGCAGAATAATAATCTGGGGGTTATACTTTATTATCATTTCCTTAGACAACTCAGGCCATCCTTCAAGTCCATCCCTTGATACTGGGTTTATAAGCCCGGCTCTTGTAACAATGTCATCAAAATTAGTCCCCTTACCACTTGTGCTACTCATTTCACTGTAATCAAGTACAGTTTGTTTCTGGTCATCGTTAATTTGCTCAATTTTATCGGATATAACCTTTAGCTTTTGATTTATCCATTCAATTATTTCTTGTGCTTTGGCTTCCTCACCTACAATTTTTCCCAAAATTTCAAGGTTTTCTTTCACCTCATCAATATTTGATGGTATATTTAGCATAAACACTGTTATATTTGCATCTCTTAGCTGCTTAATGACATTTGCATCTGACATACTATCCATAAGAACAAGATCCGGCTGCAATGCAATTATTTTTTCCGCATTGGTCTCAGTTCTCTTCCCTACTCCCTTAGCTTCAGCCGCAATATTGGAAACATTGGCATCGTCTACATAATAAGTCAAAGCGGCAATTCTGCTTTTATCTATCATAGACATAAGCATTTCACAAGTACCAAGGGGCAAACTTACTATTTTCTCCGGCTTTGCCTTAATAGTTACCTTTGTGCCCTTTGAATCCTCCAATGTCAGAGGAAATTTTTCGGTTTTAGTGCTTGTATTAATTACCGGAGTGGTTTCCTGTGCCTGCTGATTTGCATTGTTATTACATGCCCCCAAGATTCCGGTTATAAAAATCACTGCTAATATCAAAGATAAGATTTTCAAATTTCTTTTCATTTTCTAGTATCTCCTAACATTACATATTTTTACTCTTTAAATACAAAAGCCCTTTAAACGTTTTGTGTTTAAAGGGCATAATTCCATCCGGATTTCAAATAAACACACCCCCTATCACTCGTAGAGTTAACAGTGTAAGCATACAGACAGGTATTCTGACTAAGGCATCAACACTCTCCATTCCTTCCCAGTTAATATACCAGTGGATTATATGGAGAACTCCTCCAACACAGCGGCGGGACCGTGCAGGGCTCAAACCTGCTTCCCTTATCTGTAGCTTTTATTAAGTTATACTGTATATACTAATATAAAATAAAGTTAATAGCAAATACAATTAGGAGACATTTTCGTCCAAATTTCTTACTTTAGCGAATCTGTCAATTCAATACCATATATGTCAAACTATATTAATATTTGATAATCTCTTTTAAAAAACTTTGTCCCGGGAATTTGTTCTCTGCATTAAAAACATCTGCAATGGTGCAGGCTATATCAGCAAAAGTTTTTCTTGTTCCAAGATTTATATCCTCTCGTATACCTTTGCCATAGATAATTACTGGTACATGTTCCCTTGAATGGTCAGTACTTGGAGTAGTAGGGTCACAGCCATGGTCCGCTGTAATTATCAGCATATCGTTGTCTTTCATTGCTGATAAAATTTCAGGCAACCTATTATCAAATTCCTCTAAAGCCTGTTTATAGCCTTGCGGATTATTTCTGTGTCCGAATACCATGTCAAAATCTACAAGATTTGTAAAAATTAAGCCTTTATTCTTTTGAGCCATAAATTTTAATGTAACGTCAACACCATCCATGTTGTTTTTTGTATGTTCAGCAACAGTGACTCCCTTTTTCGAAAATATATCCTCAATTTTTCCTACTGCAATAACATCCAGACCCTTTTTACTTAGAATATCCAAAACCGTATCCGATGTGGGCTCTGCAGAAAAATCCCTTCTGTTTGGTGTTCTTGTAAAATTACCCGGTTCACCTATAAACGGCCTGGCAATAACACGACCAACCATATGTTCCCCTTGCAGCATTTCCCTTGCTATACTACAAATACGGTACAATTCTTCCAAAGGGACAACTTCCTCATGGGCTGCTATCTGAAATACACTGTCCGCCGACGTATAGACTATAAGCTTTCCTGTTTTCATGTGTTCTTCGCCGTATTCCTTGATTATTTCAGTTCCCGATGCAGCGCAGTTTCCAAGAACACCTTTTCCTGTAAGTTTTATAAACTCATCAAGGACTTCTTTTGGAAAACCATCAGGATATGTGGGAAATGGGTACTTAAGCTGAAGTCCTGCGATTTCCCAATGCCCTGTTATAGTATCCTTTCCTTTTGAAACCTCCGCCATTCGCCCATAACTTCCTGTAACATGTTCCGGTACGGGAAGATAGTCCACTCCATCTATCTTTCCCAATCCAATACGACTAAGGTTAGGAAGGCTTATTCCATTGCAAACCTTCACTATATTTCCCAAGGTATTGCTTCCTTTATCTCCGTACTCTCCTGCATCCGGAAGTTCACCTATTCCCACACTGTCAAGTACAATCATAATCACTCTATCTATATTTGTCATATCTGCTCTCCCAATTATTTTTTAATACTTATATATTACTACTTATATGATACCAAAAATTTGGTTTTTCAAACATAATAAAAATTTAATCTAATATTATTTCCACATAATTCAAAAGTATACCAATTTCAATTAATATTGTGGTATAGTTTATTATAGTTCATACAAACAGGATACTTCCTGTACGAGACATCAGCCAAAATTCTATAAGAGGAATGGTTTACATAATGAAGAAAAAGATGATTATCTTTAAACGTACTTTTTACGTGTTGTGTATTATGTGTTTTCTGCTTTTAGTCAGCACAACAATAATACTTGCAATAAGCGGCCTTAGTTCAAACCAAATAAGCTCTGCAGCACCAAAGACCCCTGTTCAAAGCAGTATTGTTGCTGATTCATCAAAGAGCACTGATAGTACTCCTGACACACCCAAACCCTCAAACTCTACTCCGGTGCCTCAGTCTATAACAATATCTGCTGTAGGAGATATTATGCTGCATCAGGGAAATCTAAATAGTGCATATGATTCAAAAAGCAAGAAATATGACTTCAGCGGTTTCTTTGAATATGTGAAACCCTATTTGAGTTCATCTGACCTGACAATAGCTAATTTTGAAACCGTTACAGCCGGTGCAGATATCAAGTATAGAAGTTTTCCTCTTTTTAACTCCCCTGACAGTATACTTCAGGCTTTGTCTGGAACAGGAGTTGATATACTCTCTACAGCCAACAATCATTGCCTTGATTGGGGCGTAAATGGTCTTACAAGGACTATTCAAAAAATCAGTGAGTATAAAATGGTGAACATAGGAAGCTCTGTCAATGGTAAA contains:
- a CDS encoding ABC transporter ATP-binding protein, whose protein sequence is MDNIIEIQNLSYEINNKRILDNISLKVKQGEFVGLIGPNGAGKTTLLKSLNGIYKAEGTVKVQGIWINHISNKSLAEKVALMHQNTQIDFPFSAREVVLMGRYPYLKRLQRESKEDYKIARKNMEYTDTEKLEDFAINEMSGGERQRVLFAKTLTQETDVILLDEPTASLDITYQEQIFKYSRDLSDQGKTVLAAIHDLKIAAKYCTRLILMNGGQVVADGSPEDVLTSLNLSRVYGVNALVYKNRITGLLDIYIHKINEKNKSVRFHVIGGGGTAGSVIRQLYEQGYYISAGVFSQGDSDIASAEVFGIDYLMEKPFTCISDELFNENIAYIKNSHTTILCNMPLGLQNMRNLEAAEQAEKLVIIEDDPPETRDFTDGKATEIYNRLKKRAVAVINSSRLHEVL
- a CDS encoding FecCD family ABC transporter permease is translated as MKNTKIKKNLTNIGIIPGMLILLLIVMVAGTAIGAVNVPFFDTFKIILKNIGILKNATFAEGQEPIIFLVRFPRVLVAALAGTALASSGAVMQGMFRNPMADPGLLGISSGSGLGAVLAIKLGLTAVSMYFMPMFAFTGAFVAIFVIYILSYKKGKVPVLTLMLSGIAVSTFIGAITNIILTLSYDYQVKEFLFWSTGGLDGRRWEHVQLVVVPIILSVTLMFVFSRDLNVLMLGEEEAKSVGLSSGKIRTVLLVLVSIATASAVCVSGAISFVGLIVPHIMRLLVGPNYKKLLPASSIGGAIFLVACDLVARVVVVPYEIGVGIITALVGAPYFLYLLLRSKKEGGTVI
- a CDS encoding ASKHA domain-containing protein codes for the protein MFSVTVRNKDNTKVYMADKGKNLLELLRENEYYIDSPCNGNGTCGKCKVKLIQGTSNQATEEEIKLLGTKALENGYRLACRYNIHSDIEISIDSNDLSANIATESIQINNELNPLVTKVCKVLEKPSLDNSASDFIRLMHGECNNNPLEINDLGLLRNIPHAIRKNNFEVTLLKDSLNIVAVESGNTANTLYGVAVDIGTTTIAAYLVDLTTGNKVSVTSLLNPQKAFGADVISRISYIMENQHGLEHLNSLLIQSLNVSISILCKQTGISAIDIYAITFAGNTTMLHLLLKVNPSNIAYAPFVPVFTSTVKVRARELSIDINPNGTAYILPGVSAYVGADTVGAVLAVGMHQQTSASLLIDIGTNGEIVLGGKNGMYACSAAAGPAFEGANIKNGMGSVTGAINSVSLKHGISYTTIGHTKPMGLCGTGVVDLLAELLEVGIVDDTGRIDLTWRPDSPEQEPLCDRIVSVDGVTAFVLCKASETLSGSEILLTQRDIREIQNAKSAIAAGIRVLVKNAGISFDDIMKVYLAGGFGSYINIDSALKIGLIPKELEGRIVSVGNAAAQGAIDVLNNKSLLSAAQEISKSINYTELSNSKDFNDYYVDCMTFEEI
- a CDS encoding phosphopentomutase: MTNIDRVIMIVLDSVGIGELPDAGEYGDKGSNTLGNIVKVCNGISLPNLSRIGLGKIDGVDYLPVPEHVTGSYGRMAEVSKGKDTITGHWEIAGLQLKYPFPTYPDGFPKEVLDEFIKLTGKGVLGNCAASGTEIIKEYGEEHMKTGKLIVYTSADSVFQIAAHEEVVPLEELYRICSIAREMLQGEHMVGRVIARPFIGEPGNFTRTPNRRDFSAEPTSDTVLDILSKKGLDVIAVGKIEDIFSKKGVTVAEHTKNNMDGVDVTLKFMAQKNKGLIFTNLVDFDMVFGHRNNPQGYKQALEEFDNRLPEILSAMKDNDMLIITADHGCDPTTPSTDHSREHVPVIIYGKGIREDINLGTRKTFADIACTIADVFNAENKFPGQSFLKEIIKY
- a CDS encoding ABC transporter substrate-binding protein; translation: MKRNLKILSLILAVIFITGILGACNNNANQQAQETTPVINTSTKTEKFPLTLEDSKGTKVTIKAKPEKIVSLPLGTCEMLMSMIDKSRIAALTYYVDDANVSNIAAEAKGVGKRTETNAEKIIALQPDLVLMDSMSDANVIKQLRDANITVFMLNIPSNIDEVKENLEILGKIVGEEAKAQEIIEWINQKLKVISDKIEQINDDQKQTVLDYSEMSSTSGKGTNFDDIVTRAGLINPVSRDGLEGWPELSKEMIIKYNPQIIILPSWYYDTKINFDSLSEKIKADKALADINAVKNNKIISIPYNHISSTSQYAVLAVEDIAKVAYPELFK
- a CDS encoding DUF1638 domain-containing protein, which produces MLRLKVIACDVLNREISYLASQSEHYTDVTFVHQGLHDTPDELNKRLQYEIDKANEGFPYNYFDTCPDYDYIIVCYGLCSNGITGISSQRLPMVVPRAHDCITLLLGSKEKYMDLFRQKPGTYWFSAGWIERGWQPGELKYTTLQREYIQKYGEENAEYLMEMDKSWMKEYNNAGFISWNCLNNNEFYRSAARSAADFLNWDFFEVPGNPSLLENMLNGRFNENEVLIVPPGAKISPSNDNDIITVEGDNRDV